In Afipia sp. GAS231, a single window of DNA contains:
- a CDS encoding endonuclease, translated as MAKPVLGSETNRYRQLIETIFFDRYKKGATSIDWARDDLVKTATALKIELPLNLGDVVYALRYRIPMPDSITSTAPKGMEWIIEGTGRAKYRFSLVKLNRIVPNAALATIGIPDATPELIRAYALDDEQALLAIVRYNRLIDTFLGLTTFSLQNHLRTTVKGIGQIEIDELYVGIDRNGCHYAIPVQAKGGKDQISVVQAKQDITWASRKFPGMKCRAISAQFMEEERVAMFELTVQNDLVVVVDEKHYKLVPAAELDKQAIINYR; from the coding sequence GTGGCTAAGCCGGTTCTTGGCTCCGAAACGAACCGCTACAGGCAACTTATAGAGACGATTTTTTTTGATCGTTACAAGAAGGGCGCGACCAGTATTGATTGGGCGCGAGACGATCTTGTCAAAACAGCAACAGCGCTAAAGATCGAGCTTCCACTCAATCTCGGTGACGTGGTCTATGCCCTTCGGTATCGAATCCCGATGCCCGATAGCATCACATCTACCGCGCCGAAGGGCATGGAGTGGATTATCGAGGGCACAGGTCGCGCGAAATATCGCTTCTCGTTGGTTAAGCTCAATCGGATCGTTCCGAATGCAGCGCTTGCGACAATCGGCATCCCGGACGCGACGCCGGAATTGATTCGCGCGTACGCGCTCGATGACGAGCAGGCTCTTCTCGCCATCGTGCGATACAACCGACTGATCGACACCTTTCTTGGGCTTACAACATTCAGCCTGCAAAATCACCTTCGCACCACAGTGAAAGGAATCGGTCAGATCGAAATCGACGAACTTTACGTGGGCATTGATCGGAATGGATGTCACTACGCTATCCCAGTTCAAGCGAAGGGCGGCAAAGATCAGATCTCTGTCGTTCAAGCTAAGCAGGACATAACTTGGGCCAGCAGAAAATTTCCTGGCATGAAGTGTCGCGCAATTTCCGCTCAGTTCATGGAAGAGGAGCGCGTCGCCATGTTTGAGCTGACTGTTCAAAACGATTTGGTCGTTGTTGTGGACGAGAAGCATTATAAGCTCGTGCCAGCCGCGGAGCTGGATAAGCAGGCGATTATAAACTACCGTTAG